CTTCTGTTAATTGTCCTCTGCTAAAGTGTTGATTCTTGAATTAATAGCCAGGAGTTGAGCCACGAAGGCTGAGTCACTCATAACTGTAGCAAGAGTACATAATAGATCCTCTAGGGTAACTTGCGAGAGACCTAATTGCCGAGCACATTCAGCAAtgacttctttttcttcggcACCAGGATTTATCTGAATAgggtaatttaaaattaattatttacaatcctTTAACATTAATCTGTATATGAATGTAAAACGTACCTTCGGTGAACTGCAGAATTTGTTAAATGCCATTTTAATTCGTTTTTTGCCATTACtagtttgataaaaaattgaaaaggtTTGTGCATTGTTTATATCTAGCACAACAGGAAAATATATACCAGCTGTAACATGACCTTTAGTATCTCTTGCAAGAAGGCTCCTGAAGTTATAAACTAAATTTCTGCGTTCAGTAACATCGATGGCAGTTAAATAAGGCCTTGCCACGTATATAAGAGCAACTTGTGTTCTCTCTAGGGTACCAGATCGAGTTTTTCTCTCATGCCATTCAATGTAATCAGGATCGTTAGTGCATAGAAAGTAATTGTACTCTTTTTTACAATCTGGCTCATCAGATTGAATGAACCAGCCCGTATGTGGGTATAACTTATCCTCCATGACAGTAATTACTCGAGCTACATGATATCCAGGA
This DNA window, taken from Bombus fervidus isolate BK054 chromosome 14, iyBomFerv1, whole genome shotgun sequence, encodes the following:
- the LOC139994142 gene encoding uncharacterized protein, producing LETAEIWCQPQGQARGPWIRGVPLPLPVWAHYEAPALTVLTVEQYEELAGSVELETQHLLCEHRYDTIGNFLKFYKDYIASGETVLERFYHKYQPLITREHHTCVGLGFELLYRLRCLNKRFPGIAGGLYLVSCEETIDNIANYVGGPPAADSGEKEHVLVCLKIEIGGRKGVMLLDPGYHVARVITVMEDKLYPHTGWFIQSDEPDCKKEYNYFLCTNDPDYIEWHERKTRSGTLERTQVALIYVARPYLTAIDVTERRNLVYNFRSLLARDTKGHVTAGIYFPVVLDINNAQTFSIFYQTSNGKKRIKMAFNKFCSSPKINPGAEEKEVIAECARQLGLSQVTLEDLLCTLATVMSDSAFVAQLLAINSRINTLAEDN